Proteins encoded in a region of the Novibacillus thermophilus genome:
- a CDS encoding spore coat protein: MRLPAVDLGLMAEHLPTHEGILNKLKHYLAKVTNADLKDIISLQISVMRAHVKVMLLLINPYQNGYVAVPPLEAYSGNHYFKEEAWGQNPLKNKSITLEARATAKCMANDNFISALMMKNPNVKHAHIEMALQQAFLQERYSQFIQRMGWEFVPHVSVQDQINTYQHFQHILNN; the protein is encoded by the coding sequence ATGAGGTTGCCGGCGGTAGACCTCGGGTTGATGGCTGAACATTTGCCTACCCATGAGGGGATACTCAATAAACTTAAGCACTACCTTGCTAAGGTAACAAATGCTGATCTTAAAGACATTATTAGTTTACAAATTAGTGTGATGCGTGCACACGTTAAAGTTATGTTACTACTCATTAACCCATATCAAAACGGATATGTGGCAGTCCCGCCTCTCGAAGCCTATTCGGGAAACCATTACTTTAAAGAAGAAGCATGGGGCCAAAATCCATTAAAAAATAAATCGATTACATTAGAAGCACGTGCCACAGCAAAATGCATGGCAAACGATAACTTTATCTCTGCTTTAATGATGAAAAATCCTAATGTTAAACACGCGCATATCGAAATGGCATTGCAGCAAGCCTTTTTACAGGAAAGGTATAGTCAGTTCATTCAAAGAATGGGTTGGGAATTTGTTCCGCATGTATCTGTCCAAGATCAAATAAATACGTACCAGCATTTTCAACATATTTTAAACAACTAA
- a CDS encoding cupredoxin domain-containing protein: MQKKWMVLFFLAVSLTLLLSACGAGSGENETDSVASDSSSGAGGDTLEISATNWSFNQETFEVPAGETTISFTSKEGVHGISIPDLGVDLTDGESATVDLEPGEYPFSCNIACGQGHADMQAKIVVK, encoded by the coding sequence ATGCAGAAAAAATGGATGGTTCTTTTTTTCCTCGCTGTCTCACTTACGCTCTTGCTTTCAGCCTGTGGAGCCGGGAGTGGGGAGAATGAAACTGACAGCGTGGCCAGTGATTCAAGTAGTGGTGCCGGGGGAGACACACTAGAAATTTCCGCCACGAATTGGAGCTTTAATCAAGAAACTTTTGAAGTCCCTGCCGGTGAAACAACAATTAGTTTTACGTCTAAAGAGGGAGTACACGGAATTAGTATTCCAGATTTAGGGGTGGATTTAACCGATGGGGAATCCGCCACGGTCGATTTGGAACCTGGTGAATATCCGTTTTCTTGTAACATCGCTTGTGGACAAGGGCACGCGGATATGCAAGCAAAAATTGTCGTGAAATGA
- a CDS encoding multicopper oxidase family protein, whose product MRKQLMTLIGIALIGLLAACSQQTDTGQADKQASTNVEKKVDQAISTARSADIAGKRVKAFNLTAQQVDWTLSPEKQIKAWTFNGSVPGEQLRVKEGEVVKATLTNKLDEPVTIHWHGVPVPNTQDGIPGVTQDAVLPGETYTYEFVADDPGTYWYHTHQNGVEQLDRGLYGTLIVEPKEGILADRDYTLVLDEWESGAGRDNGDKGMGNMGDGGMKNGMHEGNVKENMSSMNNMMMHDMSSYDIFTVNGKTYEENEPLMVKKGETVKLRFVNAGYMVHQMHIPVDFRVTHVDGQIVNRPGIEKSGIIEIAPGERYDIEFTADTEKDFMIDNHDGMPASKDMQIDVAYKNGNSKKMKHPSSSDVVDVTKLGKSKESFFSLDDSFDVAYTMDLGVAMDHQNMGMVYTINGKTFPDVPPVNVNEGDKVKVTLKNNSMDNSTHPMHLHGHFFQVLSKDGKPLKDSPIIKDTLNVKPGEEYEVAFLADNPGNWLFHCHDLHHASTGMVAMVEYNHFAPFYKDTGKVENIPE is encoded by the coding sequence ATGAGAAAGCAGCTGATGACGTTAATAGGTATCGCATTAATTGGTTTGTTAGCGGCGTGCTCACAACAGACCGACACGGGGCAAGCTGATAAACAAGCATCTACAAATGTGGAAAAGAAAGTGGATCAAGCGATTTCAACCGCTCGTTCTGCGGATATCGCTGGAAAGAGAGTGAAGGCATTTAATTTAACGGCGCAGCAGGTCGATTGGACATTAAGCCCAGAAAAACAAATTAAAGCATGGACGTTTAATGGGAGTGTTCCAGGTGAACAGCTTCGTGTCAAGGAAGGTGAGGTTGTAAAGGCAACCCTAACAAACAAATTGGACGAACCTGTGACGATTCACTGGCACGGAGTACCCGTTCCCAACACGCAAGACGGTATTCCGGGAGTGACCCAAGATGCTGTATTGCCGGGGGAAACGTATACGTACGAATTTGTTGCGGATGATCCGGGGACGTATTGGTACCATACGCACCAAAACGGTGTTGAGCAACTGGATAGAGGCCTATACGGTACGCTTATCGTTGAACCGAAGGAAGGTATACTGGCAGACCGCGATTATACACTTGTTCTCGACGAATGGGAGTCAGGAGCAGGTCGTGATAACGGTGACAAGGGAATGGGGAACATGGGCGACGGTGGCATGAAGAACGGCATGCACGAAGGAAACGTGAAAGAGAACATGTCCAGTATGAACAACATGATGATGCACGACATGTCTTCTTACGATATTTTTACGGTTAACGGTAAAACGTACGAAGAAAACGAACCATTAATGGTTAAAAAAGGAGAAACGGTCAAGCTTCGTTTCGTGAATGCTGGTTATATGGTCCATCAAATGCACATCCCCGTTGACTTTAGAGTAACCCACGTCGATGGTCAGATAGTGAATAGACCGGGGATCGAAAAGTCAGGTATCATCGAAATCGCTCCTGGAGAACGGTATGATATCGAGTTTACGGCGGATACGGAAAAAGACTTTATGATTGACAACCATGATGGTATGCCAGCATCAAAAGACATGCAAATCGACGTCGCTTATAAGAACGGAAATAGCAAAAAAATGAAACATCCGTCTTCGTCCGACGTTGTTGATGTGACCAAATTGGGTAAGAGCAAAGAATCGTTTTTTAGCCTAGATGATTCCTTCGATGTAGCGTATACGATGGACCTTGGAGTTGCAATGGACCATCAAAACATGGGCATGGTATATACCATCAATGGTAAGACGTTTCCAGATGTACCGCCGGTTAATGTTAATGAAGGCGATAAAGTGAAGGTTACCCTTAAGAACAACAGTATGGACAATTCCACACATCCCATGCATCTGCATGGACATTTCTTTCAGGTATTAAGCAAAGATGGTAAGCCATTAAAGGACTCTCCGATTATAAAGGATACGTTAAACGTTAAACCGGGAGAAGAGTACGAGGTCGCATTTCTTGCTGACAATCCTGGGAATTGGCTGTTTCATTGTCACGATTTGCACCACGCATCAACTGGTATGGTGGCGATGGTCGAATACAATCATTTTGCACCGTTTTACAAAGACACAGGAAAGGTGGAGAATATTCCAGAGTAA
- a CDS encoding alpha/beta fold hydrolase translates to MMSSRKKFFIPLLVLVLLILVSAVSGFKFNVNSGACMYTENTVCSYASVNGLDMYYEIHGQTKGQPPLVLLHGQFATGGMFFNILPELVKRRQVIIIEQQGHGHTADIDRPLRSSHMAHDTAELLREIGVEQADIFGYSEGGSIALQLAVHHPEMVHSLVLASAVYDMDGYKPEIIDQVINPSVHFLPPIIRESYIRVAPDPNGLDKLVQKSAEMAEHPENLRSEQLEDMKVSSLVMIGDRDIIRHNHAEEMARLLGTELIVVSGDHASYIVNHPEELLSHLTSFLMKND, encoded by the coding sequence ATGATGTCGTCTCGGAAAAAGTTCTTTATTCCGCTTCTGGTACTGGTACTTCTCATTTTAGTGTCTGCTGTATCAGGCTTTAAGTTCAATGTCAACTCCGGTGCGTGTATGTATACGGAGAATACGGTTTGCAGCTATGCGTCGGTGAATGGCCTTGACATGTATTATGAGATACATGGCCAAACAAAAGGCCAGCCACCACTTGTGTTGCTACACGGGCAGTTTGCTACAGGTGGAATGTTTTTCAATATTCTGCCCGAACTCGTCAAGAGGCGGCAGGTTATTATCATTGAGCAACAAGGTCATGGTCACACAGCGGATATTGACCGTCCGCTCAGATCCAGTCATATGGCCCATGACACCGCCGAATTGTTACGTGAAATTGGAGTGGAACAGGCGGATATTTTTGGATATAGTGAAGGTGGTTCTATTGCCCTTCAGTTGGCCGTTCATCACCCTGAGATGGTACATTCGTTAGTACTTGCATCGGCTGTTTATGACATGGATGGTTATAAACCGGAAATCATCGATCAAGTGATAAATCCGTCCGTTCACTTCTTGCCACCGATCATTCGTGAATCATATATACGGGTTGCGCCCGATCCGAACGGTCTTGATAAACTGGTACAAAAGAGCGCAGAGATGGCAGAACATCCCGAAAACTTGCGGTCGGAACAGCTTGAGGACATGAAGGTTTCGTCGCTTGTCATGATTGGTGATCGAGATATTATTCGTCATAATCATGCTGAAGAGATGGCTCGCTTGCTAGGTACAGAACTTATAGTAGTGTCCGGGGACCACGCCTCGTACATCGTCAATCACCCAGAGGAGCTTTTAAGCCATCTGACATCGTTTTTGATGAAAAATGACTGA
- a CDS encoding DUF4366 domain-containing protein: protein MVAVVKDDNGREIKQKITEEEAEQLGFDETEDEEEETDEEIIETTIAADEEVENEESSPGNKAFVIALIFGLILAIGGGGYYYFYKRK, encoded by the coding sequence TTGGTTGCGGTGGTTAAAGATGATAATGGAAGGGAAATCAAGCAAAAAATAACAGAAGAAGAAGCCGAACAATTAGGATTTGATGAAACGGAAGATGAAGAAGAAGAAACAGACGAGGAAATTATTGAAACAACAATAGCAGCAGATGAGGAAGTAGAAAATGAAGAATCCAGTCCTGGAAATAAGGCTTTCGTAATTGCTTTAATTTTTGGTCTGATTCTGGCAATAGGCGGTGGCGGTTACTACTACTTTTATAAACGGAAATAA
- a CDS encoding IS256 family transposase, which translates to MAQYQITVDQELLQQLFLGHSKDAGVAKLLESVLNQILQAQVTEQLAAERYERTDSRQGYRNGSYPHQLTTRVGTITLRVPRIRNGQFSTELFARYQRSEQALVLALMEMVVNGVSTRKVTQITEELCGTHFSKSTVSDLCKRLDPIVEAWNYRPLSDRRFPFVLVDALYLKVREDGRVRSRGVMIGIGVNTDGYREVLGIMTGDTESEASWSEFFSWLKQRGLGGVDLITSDDHGGLVRAIRHHFQGVTWQRCQTHLMRNILDATPKALRDEVHRHVRGILDAADIETARMLLNETLKVFEEKAPKAMRILENGFDDATAVLAFPEKYRKRLRTTNSVERLNEEIRRRERVIRIFPNRQSVIRLLGALLMEQDEKWASGRKYLDMEDYFTWRKSHSAKTHSKVTRIM; encoded by the coding sequence ATGGCTCAATACCAGATTACCGTAGATCAAGAACTTTTGCAGCAACTTTTTTTAGGACATTCAAAAGACGCTGGTGTAGCGAAATTACTGGAATCGGTATTAAACCAAATTCTCCAAGCGCAGGTGACCGAACAGCTGGCAGCTGAACGCTATGAACGCACGGATTCCCGTCAAGGCTATCGCAATGGATCCTATCCTCATCAATTAACCACTCGGGTGGGGACCATTACGTTACGTGTTCCACGGATTCGAAACGGTCAGTTCTCCACTGAACTGTTTGCCCGTTACCAACGGAGCGAGCAAGCTTTGGTGTTGGCTTTGATGGAAATGGTCGTGAATGGGGTTTCCACACGTAAAGTGACTCAGATTACCGAAGAGCTTTGCGGCACTCATTTTTCCAAGTCCACCGTTTCAGACCTGTGCAAAAGGCTTGATCCTATTGTGGAGGCTTGGAATTATCGTCCGCTTTCAGACCGCCGGTTCCCGTTTGTGCTGGTGGATGCCTTGTACCTCAAAGTCCGTGAGGATGGCCGGGTACGGTCCAGAGGAGTGATGATAGGAATCGGTGTCAACACAGACGGTTACCGGGAAGTCTTGGGGATCATGACCGGTGACACGGAATCGGAAGCCAGCTGGAGCGAATTTTTCAGTTGGTTAAAACAACGTGGTCTTGGTGGTGTCGATTTGATCACCTCTGATGACCATGGCGGTTTAGTCCGTGCCATTCGTCACCATTTCCAAGGGGTCACCTGGCAACGCTGTCAAACCCATTTGATGCGTAATATTCTGGATGCCACACCAAAAGCGCTGAGAGACGAAGTTCATCGCCATGTCCGTGGCATCCTGGATGCAGCGGATATCGAAACAGCCAGAATGCTTTTGAACGAAACGCTGAAAGTCTTTGAAGAGAAAGCGCCTAAAGCCATGCGTATTTTGGAAAACGGGTTTGATGATGCCACCGCCGTTTTGGCTTTCCCTGAGAAGTACCGTAAGCGACTGCGTACCACCAACAGCGTCGAGCGGTTGAACGAAGAAATCCGCAGACGGGAACGTGTGATTCGCATTTTTCCCAACCGCCAATCGGTGATTCGTCTGTTGGGGGCCTTACTCATGGAACAGGATGAGAAGTGGGCCAGTGGTCGGAAATACCTCGATATGGAAGATTACTTCACCTGGCGCAAAAGCCATTCAGCAAAAACACATAGTAAGGTGACACGCATCATGTAG